One Rhodoferax ferrireducens T118 DNA segment encodes these proteins:
- a CDS encoding proline--tRNA ligase, which yields MKASQFFISTLKEAPADAEVVSHKLMTRAGMIKKLGAGIYSLMPMGLRVVRKVEQIVREEMNRAGAVELVMPVVQPAELWQETGRFESNGPELLRIKDRHGRDFVVQPTSEEVVTDIARQEIKSYKQLPKNLYQIQTKFRDERRPRFGLMRGREFIMKDAYSFDRDQASAKASYQVMAAAYRRIFDRFGLTYRAVAADSGAIGGDLSEEFQVIAATGEDAIVYCPGSDYAANMEKAEALAPSGPRAAPKQAFAKTATPGKSTCADVAELLQVPLQHTVKSLVLATDTLNKEGAIVKTQIWLLLLRGDHDMNEVKVGKLPGLAAFRFATVPEIEAHFGCQPGYLGPMGLRQPVQLVVDREVALMSDWICGANEPDFHITGVNWGRDLPEPALVADLRNVVAGDASPDGQGVLAIERGIEIGHVFYLGTKYSQAMNATFLDVNGKPQFMEMGCYGIGITRLPAAAIEQNHDERGIIWPDALAPFTVVLCPISPERFPDVKAASDKLYAELLAAGVDVILDDRGERPGAMFADWELIGVPHRVTIGDRGLKAGEVEYQHRRDSAATTVGVTAIFSLLQAKLKA from the coding sequence ATGAAAGCCTCTCAATTCTTTATTTCCACTCTCAAGGAAGCACCGGCCGACGCCGAAGTGGTCAGCCACAAGCTGATGACGCGCGCCGGCATGATCAAAAAACTGGGCGCGGGCATCTACAGCCTGATGCCCATGGGCTTGCGCGTGGTGCGCAAGGTGGAGCAGATCGTGCGCGAGGAAATGAACCGCGCCGGTGCGGTGGAACTCGTCATGCCGGTGGTGCAACCGGCCGAACTGTGGCAGGAGACCGGGCGTTTTGAGAGCAACGGCCCCGAGCTGCTGCGCATCAAGGACCGCCATGGCCGCGATTTCGTGGTGCAACCCACCAGCGAAGAAGTGGTGACGGATATTGCGCGCCAGGAGATCAAGAGCTACAAGCAACTGCCGAAGAACCTGTACCAGATCCAGACCAAGTTCCGCGACGAACGCCGGCCCCGCTTTGGCCTGATGCGCGGGCGTGAATTCATCATGAAAGACGCCTACAGTTTTGACCGCGACCAGGCCTCGGCCAAGGCCAGCTACCAGGTCATGGCCGCAGCTTATCGGCGGATTTTTGACCGTTTTGGCTTGACCTACCGTGCCGTGGCGGCCGATAGCGGCGCCATTGGTGGCGATTTGAGCGAAGAGTTCCAGGTGATTGCGGCGACGGGCGAAGATGCCATCGTCTATTGCCCCGGCAGCGACTACGCCGCCAACATGGAAAAGGCCGAGGCGCTGGCGCCGAGCGGGCCACGGGCAGCTCCAAAGCAGGCCTTTGCCAAGACCGCCACGCCGGGCAAAAGTACCTGTGCCGATGTGGCCGAGCTGTTGCAGGTGCCGTTGCAGCACACCGTCAAATCCCTGGTCCTGGCCACCGACACGCTGAACAAGGAAGGCGCGATCGTCAAGACCCAAATCTGGCTGTTGCTGCTGCGCGGCGACCACGACATGAACGAAGTCAAGGTGGGCAAGTTGCCTGGCCTGGCTGCTTTCCGCTTTGCCACCGTGCCTGAAATTGAAGCGCACTTTGGCTGCCAGCCCGGCTACCTGGGGCCGATGGGCTTGCGCCAGCCGGTTCAGCTCGTGGTGGACCGCGAGGTGGCGCTGATGAGCGACTGGATTTGCGGCGCCAACGAACCGGACTTTCACATCACCGGTGTCAACTGGGGTCGCGATCTGCCTGAGCCCGCGCTGGTGGCTGACCTGCGCAATGTGGTGGCGGGTGATGCCTCGCCTGACGGCCAGGGCGTGCTGGCGATCGAGCGCGGCATTGAAATCGGCCATGTGTTCTATCTGGGCACCAAATACAGCCAGGCCATGAACGCGACCTTTCTGGACGTCAACGGCAAGCCGCAGTTCATGGAGATGGGCTGCTACGGCATCGGCATCACACGCCTGCCTGCCGCTGCCATTGAGCAAAACCATGACGAGCGCGGCATCATCTGGCCGGACGCGCTGGCCCCCTTTACCGTCGTGCTGTGCCCGATCAGCCCGGAGCGTTTCCCGGATGTCAAGGCGGCCTCCGACAAGCTGTATGCCGAGCTGCTGGCCGCCGGTGTCGACGTGATTCTGGACGACCGCGGCGAGCGCCCGGGCGCCATGTTTGCCGATTGGGAGTTGATCGGCGTGCCGCACCGCGTCACGATTGGCGACCGGGGGCTGAAAGCGGGCGAGGTGGAATACCAGCATCGCCGCGACAGCGCCGCCACAACGGTCGGTGTGACGGCGATCTTCAGCCTGCTCCAGGCCAAACTGAAGGCCTGA
- a CDS encoding lytic transglycosylase domain-containing protein, with product MILPVPAPLISRRNSLSSLLAGLGLLLIHGQSEAGRQVEEPLMDSVRSALSSAIANHAPPVPEFPDTESRLVYLRWLGAMSDRLRKNKPDWNVRREFLQTLWYESRRAGLDPALVLGLVQVESNFRKFAVSSVGARGYMQVMPFWTRLLGDGDAGKLFHMQTNLRFGCVILRHYLDRERGDLFLALGRYNGSRGQAPYPNAVFGATRRWQS from the coding sequence CTGATACTGCCTGTGCCAGCGCCCCTGATTTCACGAAGAAACAGCCTCTCGTCCCTGCTGGCAGGGCTTGGACTGCTATTGATTCATGGGCAGTCAGAGGCTGGCCGTCAGGTTGAGGAACCCCTGATGGACTCGGTGCGCAGCGCGTTAAGTTCCGCGATTGCCAACCATGCGCCGCCCGTGCCGGAATTCCCGGATACCGAATCGCGCCTCGTCTACCTGCGCTGGTTGGGGGCCATGAGTGATCGGCTGCGCAAAAACAAGCCGGACTGGAATGTGCGCCGCGAGTTTCTGCAAACGCTCTGGTACGAGAGCCGGCGTGCCGGGCTGGACCCGGCGCTGGTGCTGGGCCTGGTGCAAGTGGAGAGCAACTTCCGCAAGTTCGCCGTCAGCAGCGTCGGCGCCCGCGGCTACATGCAGGTGATGCCGTTCTGGACCCGGCTGCTGGGCGATGGTGATGCCGGCAAGCTGTTTCACATGCAGACCAATCTGCGCTTTGGCTGCGTCATCCTGCGCCACTACCTGGACCGCGAACGCGGCGACCTGTTTCTGGCGCTGGGCCGGTACAACGGTTCCCGCGGCCAGGCGCCGTACCCGAACGCCGTGTTCGGTGCCACCCGGCGGTGGCAAAGCTGA
- a CDS encoding GumC family protein, producing the protein MSHQTAHSQRVFPHEFGEMYAGTTEAQFGPMQRSKAMRRRVFVFSGAFLLCLLASLSYTFMRSPIYVANARVQITPSEQVVLGDAPAVHDGTPAFLIEVQVLTSRPLLEKVVKRLQEQEHLKSLDADPVLAVQGMLTVTPVAGTQVVRLRAQGAEQTLVGPLVNAVIDVYRNEQASTGTAVSQAQLLESREALRVIEASVAEKRKALEALKLRSNIVSSERDENQTLSRLKGLGTSLTAATDREATAAGRVRAIEQAIAQGNRTPLAKDNPTVAAIESRLSQAKEEWRALERQFTPQYLDMDANARGLKTRISNLEQQLEAERQKSREMALADAKEELASVRGTTQRLQQQLSQDRQDVQTFSRRFSDYQGMLEELKGLEKMQQTAQQKLVALESSETARRPRILVVEPAATPDAPWRPLYWRDAGISLAASIVLGFLAVWFVEFFNRTEMEPQGPSTVIVPQPWMAIPQPLEPALGAGPTPETLTGGPDTRLLTQPLPRELRADEVEKLLACAAPENLPILACLLCGLSADEVVSLQRQHVDTATGTLKVPGESSRAVPLPVHVLALQTHRQADAPDAPLFFKATDRPLDTEDINSVVTSSAYDAGLEQPQSVAPATLRHTYVAFLVRQGLRFSELGRLVGRLSAEALHHLAPLAPDAQRVSIDSVERVLPALRTR; encoded by the coding sequence ATGAGCCATCAGACTGCCCATTCCCAGCGGGTTTTCCCGCATGAATTCGGAGAAATGTACGCCGGCACGACCGAGGCGCAATTCGGCCCCATGCAACGCAGCAAGGCGATGCGTCGCCGGGTCTTTGTTTTTTCCGGCGCATTTTTGCTGTGCCTGCTGGCGAGCCTGAGTTACACCTTCATGCGCAGCCCCATCTACGTGGCCAATGCCAGGGTGCAGATCACACCGTCTGAACAGGTGGTGCTGGGCGACGCGCCCGCCGTTCATGACGGTACGCCGGCTTTTCTGATCGAGGTGCAGGTTCTCACCAGCCGCCCGCTACTTGAAAAGGTGGTCAAACGGCTGCAGGAACAGGAGCATTTGAAGAGTCTGGACGCCGATCCCGTCCTGGCGGTACAAGGCATGTTGACGGTGACGCCGGTTGCAGGCACGCAGGTGGTGAGGCTGCGGGCACAAGGCGCTGAGCAAACCTTGGTGGGGCCCCTGGTCAACGCCGTGATCGATGTCTATCGCAACGAACAGGCGAGCACCGGCACGGCGGTGTCGCAAGCCCAGTTGCTTGAAAGCCGCGAGGCGCTTCGTGTCATCGAGGCCAGCGTAGCCGAGAAGAGGAAAGCGCTGGAGGCGCTCAAACTGCGCTCCAACATCGTGTCGAGTGAACGCGATGAGAACCAGACGCTGTCGCGCCTGAAAGGGCTGGGCACCTCACTGACTGCGGCGACTGATCGCGAGGCCACGGCGGCTGGCCGCGTCCGGGCCATCGAGCAAGCCATCGCGCAGGGCAACCGCACGCCGCTGGCCAAAGACAATCCCACCGTGGCCGCCATTGAGTCGCGCCTGTCGCAGGCGAAGGAAGAATGGCGCGCTTTGGAGCGCCAGTTCACGCCGCAGTATCTGGACATGGACGCGAATGCCCGTGGCCTCAAGACCAGAATTTCCAACCTGGAGCAACAGCTTGAGGCCGAACGCCAGAAAAGCCGGGAGATGGCGCTGGCCGACGCCAAAGAGGAACTTGCCAGTGTGCGGGGCACGACGCAGCGCCTGCAGCAGCAACTCTCGCAGGACAGACAGGACGTGCAGACATTCAGCCGCCGGTTCAGTGACTACCAGGGCATGTTGGAAGAGCTGAAGGGTCTGGAGAAAATGCAGCAGACCGCCCAACAGAAGCTGGTCGCCCTGGAATCCAGCGAAACGGCACGCCGGCCACGGATTCTGGTGGTGGAACCCGCGGCCACACCCGATGCGCCATGGCGCCCGCTGTACTGGCGCGATGCAGGCATCAGCCTGGCCGCCTCCATCGTGCTTGGTTTTTTGGCGGTCTGGTTCGTGGAATTTTTCAACCGGACAGAGATGGAGCCCCAGGGGCCTTCGACCGTGATCGTTCCACAGCCCTGGATGGCGATTCCCCAGCCGCTTGAGCCGGCGCTGGGCGCAGGGCCGACGCCTGAGACGCTGACGGGCGGACCTGACACCCGGCTTTTGACCCAGCCCCTGCCGCGGGAACTGCGCGCCGATGAAGTTGAGAAATTACTGGCGTGCGCGGCGCCAGAGAATCTGCCCATCCTGGCCTGCCTGCTGTGCGGCTTGAGCGCCGACGAAGTCGTGTCTTTGCAGCGCCAGCATGTAGACACGGCAACGGGCACGCTCAAGGTGCCGGGCGAGTCGAGCCGCGCCGTGCCCTTACCGGTCCATGTGCTTGCCCTGCAGACGCACCGTCAGGCGGATGCCCCCGACGCGCCTCTTTTTTTCAAGGCAACGGACCGCCCCCTGGACACGGAGGACATCAATTCCGTTGTCACCTCCAGCGCCTACGACGCTGGTTTGGAGCAGCCGCAATCGGTCGCGCCGGCCACGCTGCGCCACACTTATGTGGCATTTCTGGTGCGCCAGGGTTTGCGCTTCAGCGAGCTGGGCCGCCTGGTTGGCCGCCTGAGCGCGGAAGCTCTCCATCATCTGGCGCCGCTAGCGCCAGATGCCCAACGGGTATCGATCGACAGTGTGGAGCGCGTGTTGCCAGCCTTGCGCACGCGCTAG
- a CDS encoding CNP1-like family protein, with product MKLKRLFWLGLAWLAFGAGAQVVADPDWKESEAPPPPAFNTKQLIAIDMPRYVTLKFGVDPATLTITPEGIVRYVMVATNASDSVNAMYEGIRCASGEVKTYARYSPSGHWSAVKDPQWQGLNDNLPSPHAMALARQGACQGRSTPGNSVADIVRALKNPVAH from the coding sequence ATGAAACTTAAGCGCCTTTTCTGGCTTGGCCTGGCATGGCTGGCATTCGGAGCGGGCGCCCAAGTGGTGGCCGACCCCGACTGGAAAGAAAGCGAGGCACCGCCACCCCCCGCGTTCAATACCAAGCAATTGATCGCCATCGACATGCCGCGCTACGTGACCTTGAAGTTTGGTGTGGATCCTGCCACTTTGACCATTACGCCGGAGGGCATCGTGCGCTACGTGATGGTGGCAACCAATGCCAGCGACTCGGTCAACGCCATGTATGAGGGCATTCGGTGCGCCAGCGGTGAAGTCAAGACCTATGCCCGCTACAGCCCCAGCGGCCATTGGTCTGCCGTCAAGGATCCCCAGTGGCAGGGACTCAACGACAACCTGCCCTCCCCCCATGCGATGGCGCTGGCCCGGCAAGGGGCTTGCCAAGGACGCTCGACGCCCGGCAACTCGGTGGCAGACATCGTCAGGGCGCTGAAAAACCCCGTGGCCCATTAA
- a CDS encoding RNA pyrophosphohydrolase, translating into MLDREGFRPNVGIVLLNQKNQVFWGKRIRTHSWQFPQGGIDRGETPEQAMIRELHEEVGLLREHIRIVARTRDWLRYEVPDRYIRRDARGFYKGQKQIWFLLQLVGHDWDLNLRATDHPEFDAWRWNDYWVPLDAVVEFKRGVYEIALTELARYLPRNELRNRFLRQGVRPHEQETTFDAVPGANFELPPGGSFEPNPQTSYGLDASGKPHET; encoded by the coding sequence ATGCTTGACCGCGAAGGCTTTAGGCCCAACGTCGGCATCGTCCTGCTCAACCAGAAAAATCAGGTGTTTTGGGGCAAGCGAATTCGCACGCACTCCTGGCAGTTTCCGCAAGGCGGCATTGACCGGGGCGAGACGCCGGAGCAGGCCATGATTCGCGAACTGCACGAAGAAGTGGGGCTCTTGCGGGAGCACATTCGCATCGTTGCCCGCACCCGAGACTGGTTGCGCTATGAGGTGCCAGACCGATACATTCGCCGCGATGCACGCGGCTTTTACAAAGGCCAGAAACAAATCTGGTTCTTGCTGCAACTGGTAGGCCACGACTGGGATTTGAACCTGCGCGCCACCGACCACCCCGAGTTCGATGCCTGGCGCTGGAACGACTACTGGGTGCCGCTGGACGCAGTGGTGGAGTTCAAGCGCGGCGTCTACGAAATCGCCCTGACCGAGTTGGCCCGCTATTTGCCGCGCAACGAGCTCAGAAACCGCTTCTTGCGCCAGGGCGTGCGTCCACACGAGCAGGAGACGACGTTTGACGCCGTGCCCGGCGCCAATTTTGAACTCCCTCCCGGCGGTTCATTCGAGCCCAATCCACAGACCAGCTATGGCCTCGATGCCAGCGGAAAACCACATGAAACTTAA
- the prmC gene encoding peptide chain release factor N(5)-glutamine methyltransferase: protein MPTLSQALRQAQSHGLDRLDAQLLLLHALGKSAQERAWLLAHDTDELPPSAQATLDAWVQRRAASEPLAYITGHQEFFGLDLAVDARVLVPRPDTETLVEWALDVLQAPTGTAPAVLDLGTGSGAIALALKATRPELRVSAVDYSADALAVARANAQRLGLAVQFSQGAWLAGLAQPDARFDAIVSNPPYVAAQDKHLDALTFEPLQALASGADGLDDIRQIITQAPAHLNPGGWLLLEHGYDQAAAVRALLLDAGLHDVQSRRDLSGIERCSGGRVPQA, encoded by the coding sequence ATGCCGACCCTCTCACAAGCCTTGCGCCAAGCCCAGTCCCACGGCCTGGACCGGCTCGACGCGCAGTTGCTCCTGCTGCACGCGCTCGGCAAGTCGGCCCAGGAGCGGGCCTGGCTGCTGGCCCACGACACGGACGAACTGCCGCCTAGCGCGCAAGCCACGTTGGACGCCTGGGTTCAGCGCCGCGCCGCCAGTGAACCGCTGGCCTATATCACCGGCCACCAGGAATTCTTTGGCCTGGACCTGGCGGTGGACGCCCGTGTGCTGGTGCCGCGGCCAGACACGGAAACACTGGTGGAATGGGCACTGGACGTGCTGCAAGCCCCAACCGGGACCGCACCCGCCGTGCTCGACCTCGGCACCGGCAGCGGCGCCATCGCGCTGGCGCTCAAGGCAACGCGGCCTGAGCTGCGGGTGAGCGCCGTTGACTACAGCGCAGACGCACTGGCCGTGGCGCGGGCCAACGCCCAGCGTCTGGGACTGGCGGTGCAGTTCAGCCAGGGGGCGTGGTTGGCCGGCTTGGCACAGCCGGACGCCCGTTTTGACGCCATCGTCTCCAACCCGCCCTACGTTGCCGCGCAAGACAAGCACCTGGACGCCCTCACCTTTGAGCCGCTGCAAGCCTTGGCCAGCGGCGCCGACGGCCTGGATGACATCCGCCAGATCATCACCCAGGCCCCGGCCCATTTGAATCCTGGCGGCTGGCTGCTGCTGGAACACGGCTACGACCAGGCGGCTGCGGTGCGCGCCCTGTTGCTGGACGCCGGCCTGCATGACGTGCAGTCACGGCGCGATTTGAGCGGCATTGAACGCTGCAGCGGCGGACGTGTGCCACAGGCTTAA
- the grxD gene encoding Grx4 family monothiol glutaredoxin: protein MSDTQQRIDDLVKNNEVLLFMKGNASFPQCGFSGRAIQILQACGVDPKTLKTVNVLEDEEIRAGIKDYSNWPTIPQLYIKGEFIGGADIMMEMYQNGELQQALAAKAS, encoded by the coding sequence ATGAGCGACACACAACAACGCATTGACGACCTGGTTAAAAACAACGAGGTCCTGCTTTTCATGAAGGGCAACGCCAGCTTTCCCCAGTGTGGCTTCTCAGGCCGGGCGATCCAGATTTTGCAGGCCTGTGGCGTCGACCCCAAGACGCTCAAGACCGTCAACGTGCTGGAAGACGAAGAGATTCGTGCCGGCATCAAGGACTACAGCAACTGGCCGACCATCCCCCAGCTCTACATCAAGGGCGAGTTCATCGGTGGTGCCGACATCATGATGGAGATGTACCAGAACGGGGAACTGCAGCAAGCGCTGGCGGCCAAAGCCAGTTAA
- a CDS encoding FKBP-type peptidyl-prolyl cis-trans isomerase → MKIEKDTAVTLRYKVADANGKLLEQSSEPMVYLHGGYDNTFPKLEAALEGKMPGFQTTLDLQPQDAFGSRDESLVQTIPKTQFPPGVKVGGQLQGRGEDGQAHMFTVMKIKGDKVMLDGNHPMAGKALRLSVSVMEVRAATEEEITHRHVHGEHGHHH, encoded by the coding sequence ATGAAAATCGAAAAAGACACTGCCGTCACCTTGCGTTACAAGGTGGCTGATGCCAATGGCAAACTGCTTGAGCAAAGCAGTGAGCCGATGGTCTACCTGCACGGCGGCTACGACAACACGTTTCCGAAGCTGGAAGCGGCCCTGGAAGGCAAAATGCCGGGCTTTCAGACCACACTGGACCTGCAGCCGCAGGACGCCTTCGGTTCACGCGACGAGAGCCTGGTGCAGACCATCCCCAAGACCCAGTTCCCGCCGGGCGTCAAGGTCGGCGGGCAACTGCAAGGCCGAGGCGAGGACGGGCAAGCCCACATGTTCACTGTCATGAAGATCAAGGGCGACAAGGTCATGCTCGATGGCAATCACCCGATGGCCGGCAAGGCCTTGCGGCTGAGCGTCAGCGTGATGGAAGTTCGCGCCGCCACCGAGGAAGAGATTACACATCGCCATGTGCATGGCGAGCATGGGCATCACCACTGA